The following proteins are co-located in the Acidimicrobiales bacterium genome:
- a CDS encoding exodeoxyribonuclease III, translating to MRIATWNVNSLNARLPRVEEWIAYAQPDVLCMQETKVADATFPAMAFATLGYEAVHNGTGRWNGVAIASRVGIKDVSAGFSDEGGSKAAEGRFVSAICGDVRVSSVYVPNGRSVGSEHYQAKLDWLAELRAYLMRTCDPMAPMAVCGDFNVAPEDRDVWDPSRFEGATHVSAPERTALAQLEEWGLVDAFRQRYDEPGLFSWWDYRAGDFHQHRGMRIDLILVTRPLVGRVGFALIDRFARKGKLPSDHAPVLVDFDLEGAALTP from the coding sequence ATGCGGATAGCCACCTGGAACGTCAACTCGCTGAATGCCCGGCTGCCCAGGGTCGAGGAGTGGATCGCGTACGCCCAGCCGGACGTGCTGTGCATGCAGGAGACCAAGGTGGCGGACGCCACCTTCCCGGCGATGGCATTCGCCACCCTCGGGTACGAGGCGGTCCACAACGGCACCGGCCGATGGAACGGGGTGGCCATCGCCAGCCGGGTCGGCATCAAAGATGTGTCGGCCGGCTTCTCCGACGAGGGCGGGAGCAAGGCTGCCGAGGGGCGCTTCGTCAGCGCCATCTGCGGCGACGTGAGGGTGTCGAGCGTCTATGTCCCGAACGGGCGGAGCGTCGGGAGTGAGCACTACCAGGCCAAGCTGGACTGGCTGGCCGAGCTGCGTGCCTATCTGATGCGGACCTGCGATCCGATGGCACCGATGGCCGTCTGCGGCGACTTCAACGTCGCTCCCGAGGACCGCGATGTCTGGGACCCGTCGCGCTTCGAAGGCGCCACCCACGTCAGCGCGCCCGAACGAACGGCGCTCGCTCAGCTGGAGGAATGGGGCCTGGTTGACGCCTTTCGTCAGCGATATGACGAACCTGGCCTGTTCTCGTGGTGGGACTACCGGGCGGGTGACTTCCATCAGCATCGTGGGATGCGCATCGACCTGATCCTTGTCACCAGACCGCTGGTCGGGCGGGTCGGATTCGCCCTGATCGACCGCTTCGCCCGCAAGGGCAAGCTGCCGTCCGACCACGCGCCCGTCCTCGTCGACTTCGACCTCGAGGGAGCAGCGCTCACTCCCTGA
- a CDS encoding UvrD-helicase domain-containing protein, which produces MGDTALLQDLNDGQRRAVTSDAAPLCVLAGAGSGKTRVLTRRVAWRIEQDTADARHVLALTFTRKAAGELRSRLRALGVRQQVTAGTFHGIAYGQLRQRWADLGTRPPALLDRKVRLLARLAARRDGGRSAAGPAKAGSSLADLAAEIEWAKARMVPPDGYPEALVAAGRRPPVPAHEMAAIYSSYEQEKVRQGLVDFDDLLVACINDLEQDPGFAAAQRWRFRHLFVDEFQDVNPAQFRLLQGWMGDRLDLCVVGDPNQAIYSWNGADPSLLGRFSHRYPTAGVVRLDHNYRSSPQVLTVAAAVLAQGRTAPTDMLRATQADGPVPTVTASDTDVSEARMIASRLRKARRPGMPWAHLAVLTRTNAQLVLLEEALRSARVPYRVSGGEAFLDRSEVKDALGELRRAPAGMPFAARLADLEGRVADLDRAVGEEAAAGPGGGHEVADRRSHLEGLVRLGHEYEAVDQAASAEGFSAWLAATVRSEGADAGADAVELTTFHRAKGLEWPVVFLAGLERGLVPIGHAATPAAEAEERRLLYVALTRAERELHCSWAERRTFGTRTAARTRSPYLEAVDLARRALAQAPEGMDPLRLIQAERSRLSRQQAAGGRRTRPRTPGAAMVEAADPAMIAALRAWRSSAARLSGVPAYVICHDTTLAAVASALPASHNELLALPGLGPVKAARYGEALLDLVSQHRRSA; this is translated from the coding sequence ATGGGTGACACCGCGCTGTTGCAAGACCTCAACGACGGGCAGCGCCGCGCGGTGACGTCCGATGCTGCCCCCCTCTGCGTGCTGGCCGGAGCGGGGTCGGGAAAGACTCGCGTCCTCACCCGGCGCGTCGCCTGGCGGATCGAGCAGGACACCGCCGATGCCCGCCACGTCCTCGCCTTGACCTTCACCCGCAAAGCGGCCGGCGAGCTGCGGTCCCGCCTCCGGGCCCTCGGGGTACGCCAGCAGGTGACGGCCGGGACCTTCCACGGCATCGCCTACGGCCAGCTGCGCCAACGGTGGGCCGACCTGGGCACGCGCCCGCCGGCCCTGCTCGATCGCAAGGTGCGGTTGCTCGCCCGCCTGGCGGCGCGCCGCGACGGTGGGCGGAGCGCCGCCGGCCCGGCCAAGGCTGGCTCGTCCCTGGCCGACCTGGCCGCGGAGATCGAGTGGGCCAAGGCCAGGATGGTCCCCCCCGACGGCTACCCGGAGGCACTCGTGGCCGCGGGCCGGCGGCCACCGGTGCCAGCGCACGAGATGGCCGCCATCTACAGCAGCTACGAGCAGGAGAAGGTCCGCCAGGGGCTGGTCGACTTCGATGACCTGCTGGTGGCGTGCATCAACGACCTCGAGCAGGACCCGGGCTTCGCCGCCGCCCAGCGGTGGCGCTTCCGCCATCTGTTCGTCGATGAGTTCCAGGACGTCAACCCGGCCCAGTTCCGGCTTCTACAGGGCTGGATGGGCGACCGTCTCGACCTGTGCGTGGTCGGCGACCCCAACCAGGCCATCTATTCGTGGAACGGGGCCGACCCGTCGCTGCTGGGCCGCTTCTCCCACCGCTACCCGACCGCCGGTGTCGTGCGCCTCGACCACAACTACCGATCGTCCCCCCAGGTCCTGACGGTGGCGGCGGCGGTGCTGGCCCAGGGCCGGACCGCACCCACGGACATGCTCCGGGCGACCCAGGCCGACGGGCCGGTGCCGACGGTCACGGCCTCCGACACCGATGTGTCCGAGGCCCGCATGATCGCCAGCAGGCTGCGCAAGGCCCGCCGACCGGGCATGCCCTGGGCCCACCTGGCCGTCCTGACCCGGACCAATGCCCAGCTGGTGCTGCTCGAAGAGGCCCTCCGCTCGGCCCGCGTCCCCTACCGGGTGTCCGGCGGCGAAGCGTTCCTGGATCGGTCCGAGGTCAAAGACGCCCTGGGCGAGCTGCGAAGGGCGCCGGCCGGGATGCCGTTCGCCGCCCGCCTGGCTGACCTCGAGGGTCGGGTCGCCGACCTCGACCGTGCCGTGGGCGAAGAGGCGGCAGCCGGCCCCGGAGGCGGCCACGAGGTCGCGGATCGTCGGTCGCACCTGGAGGGCCTGGTCCGACTGGGCCACGAGTATGAGGCGGTGGACCAGGCGGCATCGGCCGAGGGGTTCTCGGCCTGGTTGGCAGCGACCGTGCGCAGCGAAGGAGCCGACGCCGGGGCCGACGCCGTCGAGCTGACCACGTTCCATCGGGCCAAGGGACTGGAGTGGCCCGTGGTGTTCCTCGCCGGGCTGGAGCGCGGCCTGGTGCCCATCGGGCACGCCGCCACACCGGCGGCCGAGGCGGAGGAACGCCGCCTCCTGTACGTGGCCCTGACCCGGGCCGAGCGGGAGCTGCACTGCTCGTGGGCCGAGCGGCGAACGTTCGGGACACGCACCGCGGCGAGGACCCGCTCCCCGTACCTCGAGGCGGTCGACCTGGCCCGCCGGGCGCTCGCCCAGGCCCCGGAGGGGATGGATCCGCTCCGGCTCATCCAGGCCGAGCGCTCCCGGCTCAGCCGCCAGCAGGCGGCCGGCGGACGACGCACCCGACCTCGAACCCCGGGCGCCGCCATGGTGGAGGCCGCCGATCCCGCCATGATCGCCGCTCTCCGTGCCTGGCGGTCTTCCGCCGCCCGGCTCTCGGGAGTACCCGCCTACGTGATCTGCCATGACACGACGCTGGCCGCCGTCGCCAGCGCCCTACCGGCGTCGCACAACGAGCTCCTCGCCCTGCCCGGCTTGGGACCCGTGAAGGCGGCCCGGTACGGCGAGGCACTGCTCGACCTGGTGTCCCAACATCGGCGGTCGGCGTAA